The genome window CCCTCCGCATGCAGTCCAAGTAGTGGCGGGGCCGCTCGGGAAACTCGCCTTCACCCTGCCGTTCGGCGACGCCCGCACCTCCGTCGAGCTGGCGAAGCGTGCAGAGCAGGAATGGGGCTACGAGGCCATCTGGATGGCCGAGACCGCGGGCCCGGATTCCTTCACGCTGGCGGGGGCGATCTTGCAGGCGACCGACACGCTGACGCTCGGGACGGCCATCGTGCCGGTCTACAACCGCACGCCAGCCGTATTGGCCATGAGCGCCGGCACGCTCGGCCAGCTGGCGCCAGGACGCTTCCGCCTGGGGCTGGGCTCCTCGAGCCACGCCATCATCGGCGACTGGAATGGAGTGCCGTTCGAAGCGCCCCTTTCGACCGTCCGTGACTCCGTCGCCATCATCCGTCAGGCGCTCGCGGGCGAGAAGACGAGCTACGACGGCAAACGCCTGCGTTCGAAGGGGCTTCGCCTCGGTTGCGTGCCCCCGGAACCGGTGCCGATCTATCTGGCGGGGTTACGAGAGAAGATGCTGAACCTGGCCGGCGAGATCGGCGAAGGACTCATCATCAACTTCCAGCCGGTGGATGCGATGGCGCAGATCCTTTCCGCCTACCATGCCGGGGCAACGGCCGCCGGGCGCGACGCCACCGGAGACGAAGTCGTGAGCCGCTTCCAATTTGCCGTCACCGACGATGTGCCCGCCGCCAGGAACATCGTGCGCGCTGGTTTCGGCGGTTATCTGGCGCAACCGGTCTACAACAAATTCATCGCCTGGTGCGGCTTCGAAGAAGAGGCCCAGGCCATCCGCGAGGGGTTCGCGAGGCGAGACCGCCAGGCGGTCGGCGAAGCGATCCATGACGAGCTGATCGACCGCATCGTAATCCTCGGCAATGAGGAAGAATGCCGCGAAAAGCTGGCCGGCTTCGTCGCAGCAGGCGTGACGGCACCCGTTCTTGCACCGCTCGCGGCCCGAAAGGACGACGCGGTGCGCATGCTCGAAGCGT of bacterium contains these proteins:
- a CDS encoding LLM class F420-dependent oxidoreductase is translated as MAGPLGKLAFTLPFGDARTSVELAKRAEQEWGYEAIWMAETAGPDSFTLAGAILQATDTLTLGTAIVPVYNRTPAVLAMSAGTLGQLAPGRFRLGLGSSSHAIIGDWNGVPFEAPLSTVRDSVAIIRQALAGEKTSYDGKRLRSKGLRLGCVPPEPVPIYLAGLREKMLNLAGEIGEGLIINFQPVDAMAQILSAYHAGATAAGRDATGDEVVSRFQFAVTDDVPAARNIVRAGFGGYLAQPVYNKFIAWCGFEEEAQAIREGFARRDRQAVGEAIHDELIDRIVILGNEEECREKLAGFVAAGVTAPVLAPLAARKDDAVRMLEAFAPARGR